In Gimesia benthica, a single window of DNA contains:
- a CDS encoding HIT domain-containing protein — MELDARLQADCHPISELTESRLLLMNNALVDWFILVPHCEDIELTRLPFAQQTAILSEVNLVARYLQQHCEPDKLNIATLGNVVSQLHIHVIGRKHTDPYWPAPVWGKAERLDYTETQIEQIRQSFTEFFQQENQ, encoded by the coding sequence ATGGAACTGGACGCACGCCTGCAGGCAGACTGCCACCCCATCTCTGAGCTGACGGAATCGCGACTGTTGTTGATGAACAATGCGCTGGTCGACTGGTTCATTCTGGTTCCCCACTGCGAGGATATTGAGCTGACGCGACTCCCCTTCGCACAGCAGACCGCAATTCTGAGCGAGGTGAATCTGGTTGCCCGTTACCTGCAACAACACTGTGAACCGGATAAATTAAATATCGCCACGCTGGGCAATGTGGTCAGCCAGTTGCACATTCATGTGATTGGGCGGAAACATACTGATCCTTACTGGCCGGCTCCCGTCTGGGGAAAGGCAGAACGACTCGACTATACGGAAACGCAAATCGAACAGATCAGACAGAGTTTCACCGAATTCTTTCAGCAGGAAAATCAATAA
- a CDS encoding cupin domain-containing protein, with protein sequence MTLSHAKAGEVVDVSPLGADLESAKTTTLVKTEEFQVIRLVLQSGKSLPEHTAPGIITIQCLEGRVKFNCLGESHELTAGKLLHLPHAEPHAVECLESASLLLTIISDISGKRPMNAIDEAADESFPASDPPAWNAGKRI encoded by the coding sequence ATGACACTTTCACATGCCAAAGCGGGTGAAGTGGTTGACGTAAGCCCGCTGGGGGCGGATCTGGAGTCAGCTAAAACAACCACGCTGGTCAAAACGGAAGAGTTCCAGGTCATTCGCCTGGTTTTACAGTCTGGAAAATCTTTGCCTGAGCACACAGCGCCCGGCATTATCACAATTCAATGCCTCGAAGGCCGCGTAAAATTCAACTGCCTGGGTGAATCACATGAGCTGACCGCAGGCAAGTTATTGCATCTACCTCACGCTGAACCACATGCAGTTGAATGTCTGGAATCCGCGTCGCTGCTGTTGACGATCATCTCCGACATATCAGGCAAGCGTCCCATGAATGCCATTGATGAGGCGGCAGATGAATCCTTTCCAGCGAGTGACCCTCCCGCCTGGAACGCAGGTAAGAGAATCTGA
- a CDS encoding globin domain-containing protein: MNQIALEEIFDHLGEVQLEQLIAAFYRRVKTDDILNPMYPQDDLDGAEYRLKEFLVYRLGGPQRYLKERGHPALRMRHAPFAINQSARDRWMELMTAAMTETEVPAEIRQTLEMFFDQMATFLINRAG, translated from the coding sequence ATGAATCAGATCGCACTGGAAGAAATCTTTGACCATCTGGGGGAAGTCCAACTGGAGCAGCTGATCGCTGCCTTTTATCGTCGAGTGAAAACGGACGACATTCTGAACCCCATGTACCCGCAAGATGATCTGGATGGCGCAGAATATCGCCTGAAAGAATTTCTGGTATATCGACTCGGTGGCCCACAGCGTTATCTAAAGGAGCGGGGACATCCTGCTCTCCGTATGCGTCACGCGCCGTTTGCGATCAACCAGAGTGCCCGAGATCGCTGGATGGAGCTGATGACTGCCGCCATGACTGAGACAGAAGTTCCCGCGGAAATTCGCCAGACTCTGGAAATGTTTTTCGACCAGATGGCGACCTTTCTGATTAACCGGGCCGGTTAA
- a CDS encoding response regulator produces MKVLVVDDVGYTCYVHTRLLEELGYEVICASSGFEALSILEQDSEIKIVFSELVMRELDGLDLFLKVQKQERYNDDGQLEAPMYFLMTSIQPGNQTQNRQQERLELAKKLGITGVIYKTRDREELKQAFAHNLKSALGELSEATPVDIYTPAQNLCEAVKDIIETKNLEAAEELFDLIIAQSEYLEFFINSSSKRAELA; encoded by the coding sequence GGATATACCTGCTACGTGCATACCAGGTTACTGGAAGAGTTGGGTTATGAAGTCATCTGTGCCTCTTCCGGTTTTGAAGCCCTTTCCATCCTGGAACAGGACAGCGAGATCAAAATCGTGTTCTCGGAACTGGTAATGCGTGAGCTGGACGGCCTGGATCTGTTCCTCAAGGTACAGAAACAGGAGCGTTATAACGACGATGGCCAACTTGAAGCCCCCATGTATTTCCTGATGACATCGATCCAGCCCGGTAACCAGACTCAGAATCGACAACAGGAACGACTGGAACTGGCAAAGAAACTCGGGATCACCGGGGTCATATATAAAACCCGTGACCGGGAAGAGCTCAAACAGGCATTCGCTCATAATCTGAAGAGTGCCCTGGGTGAGCTGTCGGAAGCAACACCGGTCGACATTTACACTCCCGCGCAAAACTTGTGTGAAGCAGTCAAAGATATTATTGAAACCAAAAACCTCGAGGCAGCTGAGGAACTGTTTGACCTGATCATTGCCCAGTCCGAATACCTTGAGTTTTTCATTAACAGTTCCAGCAAACGCGCGGAACTGGCATAA
- a CDS encoding DinB family protein yields MSLAEHITAALQLPTTVVNMYLDDLTDAELLVRPAENMNHIAWQLGHLIQSEHMHVSEVAPDAMPALPAGFAERHTRETAASDEPGDFLSKAEYLQLMHEQREASSKLLATLSDEQLSQPAPEKVNYLGPTVGCIFAGEATHWMMHAGQWAVIRRQLGKAPLF; encoded by the coding sequence ATGAGCCTGGCAGAACACATTACCGCAGCCCTGCAACTTCCGACCACAGTCGTCAACATGTACCTGGATGATCTGACCGACGCAGAATTGCTGGTGAGACCCGCAGAGAACATGAACCACATCGCCTGGCAGCTGGGGCACCTGATTCAGAGTGAGCACATGCATGTATCGGAAGTCGCCCCCGATGCGATGCCTGCGCTGCCCGCAGGATTTGCGGAACGACACACCAGAGAAACCGCTGCCAGTGATGAGCCGGGAGACTTCCTGAGTAAAGCCGAATATCTCCAGCTGATGCACGAGCAGCGCGAAGCCAGTTCAAAGCTGCTGGCGACACTGAGTGATGAGCAGCTGTCTCAACCAGCGCCGGAAAAAGTGAACTACCTGGGACCAACAGTTGGTTGTATTTTTGCAGGAGAAGCGACTCACTGGATGATGCATGCCGGCCAGTGGGCGGTCATACGTCGCCAGTTGGGGAAAGCGCCACTGTTTTAA
- a CDS encoding PIG-L deacetylase family protein: MADQKTLLAIGAHFDDCAYGVPGIMLQAVAKNYRVVQLILIGDYSNWPPTKGREAEFKEGVVRIARDYGIETRYLDFASHRYDTNQATKEKVAAAVLDIKPDIALQLWEFDHHHDHTVASQLSKIALNHGGRVLNEDRFRGPRKIYHYDNGPGHTIGFEPDTFVDVTDYWEKSQEWLGRYMALQRNVEYDPAQSNGALQGKENLARYRGQTCRVKFAEALWAPRKQPVEIL, from the coding sequence ATGGCTGATCAGAAAACACTACTCGCCATCGGAGCCCACTTTGATGACTGCGCTTACGGCGTCCCCGGGATCATGCTGCAGGCGGTTGCCAAGAACTACCGTGTGGTACAGCTGATTCTGATCGGCGACTACAGTAACTGGCCCCCGACCAAGGGGCGGGAAGCGGAATTTAAAGAGGGGGTCGTCCGCATTGCCCGGGACTACGGCATTGAAACCCGTTATCTGGATTTTGCCTCACACCGGTATGACACCAATCAGGCAACCAAAGAAAAAGTGGCTGCCGCGGTACTCGACATCAAACCCGACATCGCATTGCAGCTCTGGGAATTTGATCATCATCACGACCACACAGTGGCCTCCCAGCTGAGTAAAATCGCCTTGAATCATGGAGGACGGGTTCTGAACGAGGATCGGTTCAGAGGACCGCGCAAGATTTATCACTACGATAACGGTCCGGGCCATACCATTGGGTTTGAACCCGACACATTCGTGGATGTGACGGATTACTGGGAGAAATCTCAGGAATGGCTGGGACGTTATATGGCATTACAACGCAACGTCGAGTACGATCCCGCACAATCCAACGGAGCCCTGCAGGGAAAAGAGAACCTGGCCCGCTACCGCGGTCAGACCTGTCGTGTCAAGTTTGCCGAAGCGCTCTGGGCGCCGCGCAAACAACCCGTGGAAATTCTCTAA
- a CDS encoding Gfo/Idh/MocA family protein: MSQSPVRIGVLGLIHDHVWDHLPQLTHSANAELVGAFDTNQALRERIQSEFGCPVYETPEELLSEQELDGVFIFSSNKAGAELTLLALERGLHVMIEKPMAASLAQAEAMLTAAQAKDLCLMVNWPFAWWPQMQHAIAFAKAGGIGDLWQVKYRAAHAGPKELGCSDYFCEWLFDAELNGAGAMMDYCCYGCVLASNLLGEPDSVTGLGGQYRPAPLGVEDNALIVMQYPHGIATAEGSWSQVGKLTAYATAIYGTQGTLIVEPHKKGRLMLATEDEPLGTEVKVECPVLTLQTATEHFAHCIRTGETPWELCDPKISLSAQQILERGVQQMQQS; the protein is encoded by the coding sequence ATGTCACAATCACCAGTACGCATCGGAGTTCTCGGCTTAATTCATGACCACGTCTGGGATCATCTGCCCCAGTTGACGCATTCTGCAAATGCGGAACTCGTGGGAGCCTTTGATACCAATCAGGCCTTGCGGGAACGCATTCAGAGCGAATTTGGATGCCCCGTTTATGAAACACCTGAAGAACTATTGAGCGAACAGGAGCTGGATGGCGTCTTCATTTTCAGCAGTAACAAAGCCGGGGCGGAACTGACACTACTGGCCTTGGAACGGGGGCTGCACGTGATGATCGAAAAGCCGATGGCTGCGAGTCTCGCGCAGGCTGAAGCGATGCTGACTGCAGCTCAAGCAAAAGATCTGTGCCTGATGGTCAACTGGCCTTTCGCCTGGTGGCCCCAGATGCAACATGCGATTGCCTTTGCCAAAGCGGGTGGCATCGGAGACCTCTGGCAGGTGAAATACCGGGCCGCCCATGCCGGCCCTAAAGAACTGGGCTGCAGCGATTATTTCTGTGAATGGCTCTTTGATGCAGAGCTGAATGGTGCCGGCGCCATGATGGATTACTGCTGTTACGGCTGTGTCCTGGCCAGTAATCTGCTGGGAGAACCGGATTCAGTCACCGGCCTGGGAGGACAGTACCGCCCTGCCCCGCTTGGTGTAGAAGACAATGCGCTGATCGTCATGCAGTACCCGCACGGGATTGCAACCGCGGAAGGGTCCTGGTCACAAGTCGGTAAACTGACAGCTTACGCAACCGCGATCTATGGCACCCAGGGAACCTTGATTGTCGAACCGCATAAAAAAGGAAGACTGATGCTGGCTACCGAAGACGAACCTCTGGGAACAGAGGTGAAAGTCGAGTGTCCAGTGCTTACCCTGCAGACAGCGACGGAACATTTTGCACATTGTATCCGGACCGGCGAAACCCCCTGGGAATTGTGTGATCCCAAGATCAGCCTGTCAGCGCAGCAGATTCTGGAGAGGGGTGTGCAGCAGATGCAGCAAAGTTAA